The following are encoded in a window of Primulina eburnea isolate SZY01 chromosome 4, ASM2296580v1, whole genome shotgun sequence genomic DNA:
- the LOC140829972 gene encoding uncharacterized protein — protein MGNCQAIDNASLVIQHPDGKVDNLYFPVSAQQIMKMNPGHYVAVLLTTITYSSTAAGSAAAKSTDKIPLRVTRIKLLRPTDTLVVGHVYRLVTAREVMKGLRAKKQGHAEKHGEMVSEKSCSGFEQVIKRTELEKARQVKHKGSRNNNSSRVKCSVSKSRAWQPSLKSISEAAN, from the exons ATGGGGAATTGCCAAGCAATTGATAACGCAAGTTTAGTAATCCAACACCCAGATGGCAAAGTGGATAATCTATATTTTCCTGTTTCTGCTCAACAGATAATGAAGATGAATCCTGGCCATTATGTTGCAGTTCTTCTCACCACCATCACCTACTCCTCCACCGCGGCCGGTTCAGCCGCCGCGAAGAGTACTGACAAAATCCCACTTCGGGTGACGCGTATCAAGCTTCTTAGGCCAACCGATACTCTTGTTGTCGGCCATGTTTACAGACTGGTCACCGCCCGAG AGGTGATGAAAGGGTTGAGGGCGAAGAAACAAGGACATGCGGAGAAGCATGGGGAGATGGTGTCGGAGAAATCATGTTCAGGTTTTGAACAAGTGATCAAAAGAACTGAATTGGAGAAGGCCAGACAG GTGAAGCACAAAGGATCAAGAAATAATAACAGCAGCAGAGTAAAGTGTAGTGTTTCTAAAAGCAGAGCTTGGCAACCATCATTGAAGAGCATCTCTGAAGCTGCAAATTGa
- the LOC140829346 gene encoding pentatricopeptide repeat-containing protein At3g62890-like: MLSQISKKSLSQLLKKRPPTSQIKQIHAQIITQSLPSSRLFLIDSLIHSYLHTRNLDTARALFNDYPLPSPPTLLWNLMIRAYSKVQDLLEPIYLLHRMLSLENQIGVVPDDYTFNFVITSCTHQNSIVYGEIVHGMVVKNGWCANLCVANSLINMYGVFRKVDHAFAVFVKMSDRDVFSWTSLVSAYAKNGDMCRADEIFVEMPVKNEVSWAVMISGFVGCGKYVDALGFFREMIAQMRPNEAVLVCSLSACAHLGSLYQGDWIHGYIYKNEIVETSNIKTALIDMYAKCGRIDCAYRVFNKIPRPDVHNFTSLISGLSIHGLGDDAVHVFNRMLAENLKPNEVTVLGVLNGCSHSGLVHHGSSIFHNMEDLWGITPKIAHYGCYVDLLGRAGYLAKAFGVAKSMPVNPDVAVWRALLSACRIHRNSDFGERVINHLEQLYPSCYDGGKVLLSNLYASLGKWDKVAQIRNIMGLRKSQSDIGCSWIEIDGVSHEFRVADVIHPQIIEIQIKLTEIMQKIGLVGYTADASRVSFDISEEDKAYAVAWHSEKLAVAFGLMNTLPRTSIRIVKNLRTCDDCHLALKAISKVYDREIIVRDRCRFHTFREGYCSCNDYW, encoded by the coding sequence ATGCTCTCTCAAATTTCCAAGAAATCCCTCTCTCAATTACTCAAAAAACGTCCACCTACCTCTCAAATTAAGCAAATACATGCCCAAATCATCACTCAGTCACTCCCTTCATCGCGTCTTTTTTTGATTGATTCACTTATCCATTCTTACCTTCACACCAGAAACCTCGACACTGCAAGAGCCTTGTTCAACGACTACCCTTTGCCTTCACCTCCGACTCTGTTATGGAATCTCATGATCAGGGCCTATTCAAAAGTCCAAGATCTTTTGGAACCCATCTATCTTTTACACCGCATGCTTAGTTTGGAAAACCAAATTGGCGTTGTGCCTGATGATTATACGTTTAATTTTGTTATTACTTCCTGTACACACCAAAACTCGATTGTGTACGGGGAGATCGTTCACGGGATGGTGGTAAAAAATGGGTGGTGCGCGAATTTATGCGTGGCGAATTCATTGATCaatatgtatggtgtttttcGTAAAGTGGATCACGCGTTTGCTGTGTTTGTAAAAATGTCGGATAGAGACGTGTTTTCTTGGACTAGCTTAGTGTCTGCGTATGCTAAGAATGGGGACATGTGTAGAGCAGATGAAATCTTTGTGGAAATGCCAGTAAAAAATGAGGTTTCTTGGGCTGTCATGATTTCAGGCTTTGTTGGTTGTGGCAAATATGTTGATGCCCTTGGCTTTTTTCGTGAGATGATTGCTCAAATGAGGCCGAATGAGGCTGTTCTTGTTTGTTCACTTTCTGCTTGTGCTCATCTGGGTTCATTGTATCAAGGGGACTGGATTCACGGCTATATATACAAGAATGAAATAGTAGAAACTTCAAATATTAAGACTGCGCTAATCGATATGTACGCCAAATGTGGGAGAATAGATTGTGCATATAGAGTTTTTAATAAGATTCCAAGACCTGATGTTCATAATTTTACAAGTCTGATTTCAGGTCTATCGATTCATGGGCTTGGTGATGATGCTGTACATGTGTTTAATCGAATGTTAGCTGAGAATTTAAAACCGAATGAAGTTACTGTTTTGGGGGTTTTAAATGGTTGTAGCCATTCTGGATTGGTCCATCACGGTTCCTCAATTTTCCATAACATGGAGGATTTATGGGGAATCACGCCTAAAATTGCGCACTATGGTTGCTATGTTGATTTACTTGGCCGTGCTGGGTACTTGGCAAAGGCATTTGGCGTAGCAAAGAGCATGCCAGTTAATCCTGATGTTGCTGTGTGGAGGGCTTTGTTAAGCGCATGCAGAATTCACCGTAATTCTGATTTTGGAGAGCGAGTGATAAATCACTTAGAACAACTTTATCCTAGTTGTTATGATGGTGGGAAGGTGCTGCTTTCAAACTTATATGCTTCTCTTGGAAAATGGGATAAAGTTGCTCAAATAAGAAACATAATGGGGTTGAGAAAGAGCCAATCTGATATTGGATGTAGTTGGATAGAGATAGATGGTGTTTCTCATGAGTTTCGAGTTGCAGATGTGATCCATCCACAAATAATAGAAATTCAGATCAAGTTAACTGAAATAATGCAAAAGATTGGTCTAGTTGGTTATACTGCTGATGCTTCCCGTGTTTCATTTGATATAAGTGAGGAAGATAAAGCATACGCAGTAGCTTGGCATAGTGAGAAACTAGCTGTTGCTTTTGGACTAATGAATACTCTTCCTAGGACTTCTATACGAATAGTAAAAAACTTGAGAACTTGTGATGATTGTCATTTAGCTCTGAAGGCAATCTCCAAAGTTTATGATAGAGAAATTATTGTAAGAGATCGATGCCGCTTCCACACTTTTAGAGAAGGATATTGTTCTTGTAATGATTATTGGTAG
- the LOC140829345 gene encoding succinate dehydrogenase subunit 7B, mitochondrial-like: MAFLRNKTTFSALRLNSQAQKADDSLTLLRRGFHVEPGAREKALLAEDPALSRFKSYKKSVKRLKVFGDVLTIIVVAGCCYEIYVRAVMREETRKQAEDSV; this comes from the exons ATGGCGTTTTTACGCAACAAGACTACCTTTTCTGCGCTTCGGCTCAATTCTCAGGCGCAGAAGGCCGACGATTCGTTGACTCTGTTGAGGCGTGGCTTTCATGTTGAACCTGGGGCTCGGGAGAAGGCT CTTTTGGCAGAAGACCCAGCTCTGAGTCGCTTCAAGTCATATAAGAAAAGTGTGAAGCGCCTCAAAGTATTTGGAGATGTTCTGACTATCATCGTTGTAGCTG GATGCTGCTATGAGATCTATGTTAGAGCAGTCATGCGAGAGGAAACCCGTAAACAAGCAGAAGATAGTGTGTAA
- the LOC140829344 gene encoding calmodulin-binding protein 60 A-like, with protein MSQKRPQRGEGCSSDDLRPRKLPSFKRVVLDALNLHRFQQLTEPVLEPLIRRVVKEEVDLALRKYSTNMKRNCVTNTHCSESRTLQFLNAISIPVFTGTRIEGEGCNNLAVALFDAHTGKVVSCGPESSGKVEIVVLEGDFDGDEGDNWTSEDFKNNIVREREGKKSLLTGDIFVILKDGIAPIEDISLTDNSSWTRSRKFRLGARLIENTGGARVKEAKSEAFVVRDHRGELYKKHHPPSLSDEVWRLEKIGKDGAFHKRLRKERVNTVQDFLCLLFLDPTRLRSILGSGMPPKMWDVMVEHARTCVLDKKLYLYDASRSQQQNGVVFNLVGQVMGTFSNGQYISADNLSEPEKADARELVISAFKDKENIVVFYDESSLNTLASSSCLSTGASFQSLSLEDSYLRELISQRIDESSYSLQNLSSPDFMQSVYNIHYPQGVEPMEIGIGQNSSFPNQETGSLIYNTDSMAGAFRENDHTQFGGTDFSLQGSDIELSSDLHSCMDALLPASVVPVNQTQSRWNILLSLLRWRFSIRRMVARKNRVRDRPEMMLDVHTTVI; from the exons ATGTCTCAGAAGCGGCCGCAACGAGGGGAAGGTTGCTCCTCCGATGACTTGCGTCCCAGAAAATTACCTTCTTTCAAAAG AGTGGTGCTAGATGCATTGAATCTGCACAGATTCCAACAGCTAACGGAGCCGGTTCTGGAGCCTTTGATTCGTCGAGTT GTGAAAGAGGAAGTGGATTTAGCTTTAAGAAAATACTCAACCAATATGAAACG GAATTGTGTGACAAACACACACTGTTCTGAATCAAGAACTTTGCAGTTTTTAAACGCTATATCCATTCCTGTGTTTACTGGGACTCGAATCGAAGGAGAAGGGTGCAACAATCTGGCTGTAGCTTTATTTGATGCTCATACAGGGAAAGTTGTTTCATGTGGCCCTGAATCATCTGGAAAAGTTGAAATTGTGGTTCTTGAGGGAGATTTTGATGGCGATGAAGGTGACAATTGGACTTCTGAAGATTTCAAGAATAATATAGTGAGAGAAAGAGAAGGCAAAAAATCCCTTCTGACGGGGGACATTTTTGTGATTCTTAAAGATGGTATTGCTCCAATTGAAGATATCTCGCTTACAGATAATTCGAGCTGGACAAGAAGTCGTAAATTCAGGTTGGGAGCTAGACTTATTGAAAATACAGGTGGTGCAAGAGTAAAGGAAGCAAAATCAGAAGCCTTTGTTGTAAGAGATCATCGTGGAGAAT TGTACAAGAAACATCACCCTCCATCTCTCTCTGACGAAGTATGGCGGCTTGAAAAAATTGGCAAAGACGGCGCTTTTCACAAGCGGTTACGAAAGGAAAGAGTAAACACTGTGCAGGACTTTCTGTGTTTACTCTTCTTAGATCCCACAAGGCTTCGAAGT ATCCTTGGGTCTGGTATGCCGCCTAAAATGTGGGACGTTATGGTGGAGCATGCTCGGACGTGTGTTCTTGATAAGAAATTATACTTGTACGATGCCTCTCGATCTCAACAACAAAACGGGGTTGTTTTTAATCTAGTTGGACAAGTGATGGGGACATTTTCGAACGGGCAGTACATATCTGCTGATAACCTGTCTGAACCAGAAAAG GCTGATGCCCGCGAGCTGGTGATCTCTGCATTTAAAGATAAGGAGAATATCGTCGTGTTTTATGATGAATCATCTCTAAATACGCTCGCCTCTTCATCGTGCTTATCTACTGGTGCATCATTTCAAAGTTTGTCGTTAGAGGATAGTTACCTTCGAGAACTAATCTCTCAAAGGATTGATGAATCCAGCTACTCCCTACAAAATCTGTCATCCCCGGATTTTATGCAGTCGGTATATAATATCCACTATCCACAAGGTGTTGAACCCATGGAAATTGGGATTGGACAAAACTCGAGTTTCCCGAACCAAGAAACTGGTAGCTTAATCTATAACACCGATTCCATGGCTGGAGCATTCCGTGAAAACGATCATACACAGTTCGGCGGGACAGATTTCTCGCTCCAGGGTTCAGACATTGAACTATCATCTGATTTACATAGTTGCATGGATGCATTGTTGCCTGCTTCGGTAGTTCCTGTCAATCAAACTCAAAGCCGGTGGAATATTTTGTTGAGCTTATTGAGATGGAGGTTCTCGATAAGGAGGATGGTGGCCCGAAAAAACCGTGTTCGCGACAGACCCGAGATGATGTTAGATGTGCACACAACTGTTATCTAG